The following DNA comes from Clostridia bacterium.
ATACGCAGAAGACGCCGGAGTCGGGGATAAAGGTGAGCATCGTACAGCCAAGCTCGGGTAAAAGAATACGCGCGACCTCATAAGTCTGTCCGCCTCCGTGAAGGAATCTTTGCGCCGTCTGAAGCTCTGAAAAGTAAGACTTTTCCTTATACTCCGCATACTCGTCGTATACTGTTGCCGAGGGGAACAAACGCACGGCGCAGTCAATAAAATCTTTTTTTGAATTCCAGCGCAGCGTAATGAAGTAATATGCATATGATATATTTCCGCTTACGTTTTCCATATTGCGTCCTTTCCGATAGAAAGATTTAATTCCTAAGCAGGCAAAAAATTCGGTTTGTTATCTTTAGTATACCACAGCGCGAGGCGAAAGGGACGTTTTACGGCAATCCGAAAGCATTTTTCTTTAAAATTGACACCGCGGTGCGCGAATGTGATAAAATTGATAAAAAAGCAAGCGTAAAACACCGGCGCGCGCATAGTGAAAGGAAAAACGATGAATAATGTACCATTTTGGTCTAAATACATGGAGCGATTAAACCTTCATGATGCTTGTTGGATTATGGGAAACTGCGAAACAATTAAAGAAATAGTAAACAGATCGCCATATTATTCGCTTTTGCCCATAAGGTTTTATAATTACGGTTCATGGAATTATCGCGAGGATTACGATATTCATTCTGTCGGCTGTTTTAGAAACGGTTTTGAGTTGGTGAGAATATCTGATATTTGCTCGTCAAAAGCTCATTTTGCACAAAAGCTTTGGGAGAAAGCGGCTGAAGAAACCCGAAAAAGATATCCCGAAATAGAAGCGCTATCTTTCGGCGCACAGTCTGCCGATGGCATATATCCCATACAGTTCAGGTATGATATTCAAGAATTGACTGAAGCTCAGCGACAAATAATGAAGGACATAATAGACGATGGTTTTACTGTCGATGAGTATATGGATATAAAGCATTACGAAAAAGAAAGAAGGAAGATTTGGAAATATGAAGGGGTTGTAAAATATACGCGAGATGAGATGAGGGAGATAATACTTGGCACCCCTCACGGGAAAATGCCTTCAATTGAGTTGAGGAAAAGAGTATCATTCTCATATGAAGAATGTGAAGAATACTATAAATGCTTTGACGAGCGCATGTTGCTTTTGGGAAACCAGATAAGGGCATACAATTATTATCTACCGCAAAACACACCATTGTTTGAGGCCGCTAAGCAAGGAAACAA
Coding sequences within:
- a CDS encoding ankyrin repeat domain-containing protein; translation: MKGKTMNNVPFWSKYMERLNLHDACWIMGNCETIKEIVNRSPYYSLLPIRFYNYGSWNYREDYDIHSVGCFRNGFELVRISDICSSKAHFAQKLWEKAAEETRKRYPEIEALSFGAQSADGIYPIQFRYDIQELTEAQRQIMKDIIDDGFTVDEYMDIKHYEKERRKIWKYEGVVKYTRDEMREIILGTPHGKMPSIELRKRVSFSYEECEEYYKCFDERMLLLGNQIRAYNYYLPQNTPLFEAAKQGNKERIKELIADGYSLNEISPSGETAFSLLLDAITEKSKMADDDRAFLDYIIEHGVNVNLIGVTAVAEPPVFNAFVFRNDDLYKWLLDHGADTNVQIFYDLWDGYDSYTADEWINEHMNISED